The following are encoded in a window of Maridesulfovibrio ferrireducens genomic DNA:
- a CDS encoding ACP S-malonyltransferase — translation MSDLSILFPGQGSQELGMGRELAEDWSVAMDMWKFAETESGLPLREIYWQGSPADMSKTEALQPALTVVNLSLWLYLKDSLTPAATAGHSLGEFASLGASGILSINDTIKAVSLRGKLMSQVANADHGMAAVLKLSQGDVEEAVEVARSESGKELRIANYNSPAQYVISGEKAALDAAGVVIKEKKGRAIVLPVSGAFHSPLIQEAADEFAAYLKKMDWNIPAFPVYFNATAAPEKNPEEIKKIMCAQMTSSVRWIEIIANQYEAGVDTFFELGPKGVLTKLLVANLKGKEYEGKGIGNLAQAQEVK, via the coding sequence ATGTCTGATTTATCAATACTTTTCCCCGGTCAGGGATCACAGGAACTTGGAATGGGGCGTGAGCTTGCAGAAGATTGGTCTGTTGCAATGGACATGTGGAAATTTGCTGAAACCGAGAGTGGACTGCCTTTAAGAGAAATTTACTGGCAAGGTTCCCCTGCGGATATGTCTAAAACCGAAGCACTTCAGCCCGCGCTGACAGTAGTAAACCTGTCACTCTGGCTATATCTTAAAGACAGCCTTACTCCCGCGGCAACAGCCGGACACAGTCTCGGTGAGTTTGCTTCTCTCGGGGCATCCGGCATTCTCAGCATTAATGATACAATAAAAGCTGTATCATTGCGCGGTAAGCTTATGTCACAGGTCGCAAATGCGGATCATGGCATGGCCGCTGTTCTTAAGCTTTCACAGGGAGACGTTGAAGAAGCCGTTGAAGTCGCCAGAAGTGAATCCGGTAAAGAACTTAGAATTGCAAACTACAACTCTCCGGCTCAGTATGTGATCAGTGGTGAAAAAGCCGCTCTTGATGCTGCCGGTGTAGTAATAAAAGAGAAGAAAGGACGTGCTATAGTTCTGCCTGTCAGCGGTGCATTTCATAGTCCTCTTATTCAGGAAGCAGCGGATGAATTTGCTGCTTATCTTAAGAAGATGGATTGGAATATTCCAGCCTTTCCTGTTTATTTTAATGCGACTGCTGCACCGGAAAAAAATCCAGAAGAGATTAAAAAGATCATGTGTGCTCAGATGACTTCATCAGTGCGCTGGATTGAAATTATAGCCAATCAGTATGAAGCCGGTGTAGATACTTTCTTTGAACTCGGTCCTAAAGGAGTTCTTACCAAACTTCTCGTAGCAAACCTTAAGGGCAAAGAATACGAAGGTAAGGGAATCGGTAATCTTGCGCAGGCTCAGGAAGTTAAATAG
- a CDS encoding 4Fe-4S dicluster domain-containing protein: MKTLTAAHMERCIGCHSCSFACARQVHKLLSWNTAGIRISSSGGLSTGFVAKVCLACDPAPCAAACPTEAMSPRKKGGGVIYKKDLCIRCGKCAEACPVDAIYLDLKGRPFVCIHCGRCVKFCPHECLEMRESESTKRAKKEDAL; the protein is encoded by the coding sequence ATGAAAACCCTGACTGCTGCCCATATGGAACGATGCATAGGATGTCATTCATGCTCCTTTGCGTGTGCGCGGCAAGTGCATAAGTTGCTGTCATGGAACACCGCAGGAATCAGAATTTCCTCTTCCGGAGGGTTATCTACCGGATTTGTGGCGAAAGTCTGTCTTGCCTGTGATCCTGCGCCTTGTGCAGCTGCCTGTCCCACTGAAGCTATGTCGCCACGCAAGAAAGGTGGCGGAGTTATATATAAAAAAGATTTGTGCATACGTTGTGGAAAGTGTGCAGAAGCCTGTCCTGTCGATGCTATTTATTTAGATCTTAAGGGGCGCCCGTTTGTCTGCATTCATTGCGGAAGATGTGTAAAATTCTGTCCTCATGAATGTCTTGAGATGCGTGAATCCGAGAGCACGAAAAGAGCAAAGAAGGAGGACGCATTATGA
- a CDS encoding aldehyde ferredoxin oxidoreductase N-terminal domain-containing protein — translation MIRDYFRVLVVDLATGKGKVAKIEGRNEFAGGSGVGALLFNIYGHAQRPWDDPDQPLIFSIGALTGLFPLMSKTVCSFKSPYHDQFAESHAGGRSALAIRFADYDAIVIKGRAPRLSCLSIGMSHLEVKDVQFLAGKDVFSTGKLLRRMFPGSGHRSILRIGPAGESLSGMACINADTYRHFGRLGSGGVMGSKNLKGIVIQGDGSFALPDNKDYSKVFDEVYEKMTGTDMMSKYHNLGTAANLNVLNELKSLPWRNLQATKDDDIAGITGEKFADDTLLRNAACAGCPVGCIHLGFVREKFMEQNQYMYRQVAYDYEPIFATGSMLGVTDAFHVLAIMDEIEKVGLDVMSGGVALAWATEAFEKGIITEKETIVPLAFGDAEGYKKAVNYLGQAANEFYTALSKGTLVATKKYGGEDFACVLGQEMAGYATGETFYVAESLGFRHSHLDSGGYAWDQKNDKKDVDAVCDFLIGDETGRAFITSMVACLFGRGVYNDEQLSACLKSVGYTEIAENMDTIGERVRAMRWKVRFDTGYDPDAISIPKRYNEVTTWKGKTDPEYLAELKKEYGNRIRNLVSEEALIRLGLDKYEKN, via the coding sequence ATGATTCGCGATTATTTTAGAGTTCTCGTGGTTGATCTTGCGACCGGTAAGGGAAAGGTTGCTAAGATTGAGGGACGTAACGAATTTGCTGGTGGAAGCGGGGTAGGCGCGCTCCTGTTCAATATTTATGGACATGCTCAGCGTCCTTGGGATGACCCGGATCAGCCGTTGATTTTTTCAATTGGTGCACTGACCGGACTTTTTCCGCTCATGAGCAAAACTGTTTGTTCCTTTAAATCTCCGTATCATGATCAGTTTGCCGAAAGTCATGCCGGAGGGCGTTCAGCACTTGCTATCCGTTTTGCCGATTATGATGCCATTGTTATCAAAGGACGCGCTCCGCGTTTGTCCTGTCTTTCCATTGGAATGAGTCATCTTGAAGTTAAAGATGTTCAGTTTCTGGCCGGGAAAGATGTTTTTTCCACAGGTAAGTTGCTGCGCCGCATGTTCCCCGGATCGGGGCATCGGTCTATTTTACGCATAGGGCCTGCTGGTGAAAGTTTATCAGGCATGGCTTGTATTAATGCCGATACATATCGTCACTTCGGTCGACTCGGCTCCGGCGGAGTGATGGGGTCAAAAAATCTGAAAGGTATTGTTATTCAAGGTGACGGTTCATTCGCATTGCCGGATAACAAAGATTATTCAAAGGTTTTTGATGAAGTTTATGAAAAAATGACCGGTACAGATATGATGAGTAAATATCATAACTTAGGTACTGCCGCGAATCTGAATGTTCTTAATGAGCTTAAGTCTCTGCCTTGGCGTAATCTTCAGGCCACTAAAGATGATGACATCGCCGGAATTACGGGTGAAAAATTTGCGGATGATACTTTGCTCAGGAATGCCGCTTGTGCCGGTTGTCCTGTCGGTTGTATCCATTTAGGTTTTGTGCGCGAAAAATTTATGGAACAGAATCAGTATATGTACCGTCAGGTGGCCTATGATTACGAGCCGATTTTCGCAACAGGCTCCATGCTTGGCGTGACGGACGCATTTCATGTCCTCGCCATAATGGACGAAATTGAAAAAGTCGGGCTTGATGTCATGTCGGGCGGAGTTGCTCTTGCTTGGGCGACCGAGGCTTTTGAAAAAGGTATCATTACTGAAAAAGAAACAATTGTTCCGCTCGCTTTCGGTGATGCCGAAGGATATAAAAAAGCGGTTAATTATCTAGGACAGGCAGCGAATGAATTTTACACCGCACTCAGTAAAGGAACTCTCGTAGCCACCAAAAAATATGGCGGAGAAGACTTTGCATGCGTACTTGGTCAGGAAATGGCGGGATATGCCACAGGAGAGACTTTTTACGTTGCGGAGAGTCTAGGGTTCAGACATTCACATCTGGACTCAGGAGGATACGCCTGGGATCAGAAAAACGACAAGAAGGATGTTGACGCAGTCTGTGATTTCCTTATCGGGGATGAAACAGGACGCGCTTTCATTACTTCAATGGTCGCATGTCTGTTCGGTCGCGGTGTGTATAATGATGAGCAGCTTTCCGCCTGCCTTAAATCTGTCGGATATACTGAAATTGCCGAGAACATGGATACCATCGGGGAAAGAGTCCGGGCAATGCGGTGGAAGGTGCGTTTTGATACCGGCTATGATCCGGACGCCATATCCATTCCGAAAAGATATAATGAAGTGACCACCTGGAAAGGTAAAACAGATCCTGAATATCTGGCCGAGTTAAAGAAAGAATACGGCAATAGAATACGTAATCTGGTCTCAGAAGAGGCCTTAATCAGGCTCGGATTGGATAAATACGAAAAAAATTAA
- a CDS encoding winged helix-turn-helix transcriptional regulator, giving the protein MPADRTNKVSCSSYTHELEVAFEILSGKWVPLIIWHLSKAENRRFGELRRLMPKVTQKMLTQQLRNLERYEIVYREEQPGVPPTVEYSLTEMGRKLIPLFEDMNAWTVEYLTRRKPQD; this is encoded by the coding sequence ATGCCAGCGGATAGAACCAATAAAGTCAGTTGCAGCAGCTACACCCATGAACTTGAAGTCGCTTTTGAGATCTTGTCCGGTAAATGGGTGCCGCTGATCATCTGGCACCTGTCAAAAGCAGAAAACCGCCGCTTTGGTGAACTCAGGCGGCTTATGCCCAAAGTTACTCAAAAAATGCTGACCCAACAGCTACGAAATCTGGAGAGGTATGAAATTGTATACAGAGAGGAACAGCCGGGCGTTCCCCCGACTGTAGAGTATTCACTGACTGAAATGGGACGAAAACTAATTCCGCTCTTCGAAGATATGAATGCCTGGACAGTTGAATACCTGACAAGGCGGAAACCGCAGGACTAA